In Lolium rigidum isolate FL_2022 chromosome 3, APGP_CSIRO_Lrig_0.1, whole genome shotgun sequence, the genomic window GGCGAAAAGAGACACCGTTAGTACTGAAAAAGGCTCGCAAGTCGGTGGTAAGAAACTCCCCCCGTTGTCACATTGCACACATTTGATGATCACATTAAATTGAGTCTTGATgtaggagaaaaagcgctgcaAGGTAGAGGAAGTGTCTGATTTATTTCTAAGTGGAAATGTCCACGAGTAATGTGAATAATCATCTAAGACAACTAAATAATATTTGTAGCCGGAGAAACTAGGGAGAGGAGATGTCCAAAGATCACAATGAATAAGTTGGAGGGGAGCAGTGGTGAAactagaggaagaagaaaaagggagTCGCGGATGGCGCCCTAGTTGGCATGCCTCACAGAGTGAGTGGCCAGCCGGTTTATTACATGTGTCTAGAAAGTTATGAGACATCCTAGAGAAACTATCTGCTCCGGGGTGGCCAAGCCGTCGATGCCACAGATCACGAATGGTGGAGACCGTCAATGCACTCCCGCCAGGTGCATGATCGCCAAGGATTGGATAGAGGTCGCCACGGCTACTGGACGTTAGAAGGATTTTCAGCGTGGCTAGATCCTTCACACAAAAGCCAAATGGATCAAATTCGACAGAACAATGATTATCTCGAGTAAACTTGCGGACAGAAATGAGGTTCTTAATGACAGATGGTGAATAAAGGATGTGGTTCAGGTAGAAAGGGTGTGAGGTGAGAGTGGTGTTGCCAACAGAATAGATGGGGAGAGTAGACCCATTACCAACTAAGATGCTATTCGAATGAATGTTTGCAGGGGAATAAGACGAGGTGAAGGTACCTGGCTGGTTGGTGACGTGCGTTGTGGCGCCAGAGTCCATGACCCACTCAGGTTGAGGGTGGTTGTGGACGAAGCTCGGAGCGGAGTGGAACATGGCGCTGTAGTCGTAGGACAGCTGTGGCGGTGGTGCAAGCACGGTCTGTGATGGAGCGGCGTGGTGCAGTAGCGAATACGCCTGAGTTGGGACGCCGGGGCGTGGGCCGAGCACGCCAATGGCATTGGGTGCCACCCACGTGGGACGTGGGTTGGGTTGGGCGGGAGCAGCGCCGCCGTACCCCTGCTGGTGCCCGTACCCGCCGCCGTATCCCTGGTGCTGCACTGGCCCACCGTACCCCTGCTGGTGGCCGTAGCCAGGGTTGTAGTTGCCGCGTCCGCCACCGCCGTGGTCACCGCGCCCGCGACCACGGGCACGACCGCGTCCGCGATCGCCACCGCCGTTGTAGCCGCCACGGTATCCGTGTGGCGCGCCGCCGTTGTAGCCACCACCGTAgccgttgtagccgccgccgccgttgtagcCATAGCCCTGAGGCTGGCCACCGCCGTGTCCGCCCTGATGGCCGTGGTCACCGCCGCGAGGGCAGTCACGAGCCATGTTACCAGGGGCGCCACATGTGTAGCAGTTGCCGCGGAAGTTGGAGTTCGAGACGGTGCCGGCGTGGAGAACTTGCGGTGTGTTCTTGGCCTTGGATAGCAGCTTCTGCTCGGCGAGTTGGAGGCGGGCCCGCCAGCTCCAGGAACTCCTGCTGGTTCTTGAAGCGTTTGGTGTCGAGGCCCTCGATGAACTGCATGGTCAGTTTCTTCTCACCTACCGGTGCGCCGACGTCGGCGAGTTGATCGGCGATGCCCTTGAGCTTGTTGCTGTACGTGATGACGTCCATGTCGCCCTGAACGGTGTTCTGGAACTGCTTGGAGAGGAGAGTCTCACGGCTCTCGGCGTTGGCGGTGAAGAAGTGCGCCAGCGCTCGCCAGGCGGTGTAGGCCGTGCCGTCGGCCTGAAGGATCACATCCTGCAGCTCGTCAGAGATGGACCCGTAGATCCAGAGGATGATGTCGACGTCGGCTGAGCGCCACTCAGCGTCGGCGAGGTGAGGATCCGTCTCCTCCTCGACGTGATCCCGGGGGCGTTGTACTTGGAGAGGACGGTGAGGAAGAAGTTGCGCCACTTGTGGTAGTTACCCTTGGCCGCATCGAGTTTGAACTTGATGTATCGAGAGATATCCACGCCACCGGTGGTGAGGGGGGAAGGGACTAGCTGAATCGCCGTGTTGTTGGAGAGGTGGCCGGCTAGGGGAAGGGTGCGGTTTGCATCatcatcggaggaggtggaggagggagcCATGGCTGGGAAAGGGGAGGGAGAACGGAGAGACGAAGAGAGGGGgaagggctctgataccaaactgCAAGACTAGAATTGTGCTCAATCCACTGATCTGATTCCTCTCACAGTCGTTACAGATATATACAGGATGACAGCGATCGTGCCGTTATGGGCAGCCCCACTTAGCTACAAATGTGCTAGATCTAAACTACCTACAGACCAGGTCAGCTAGTTACATAGGATCGTtacatacaacaacagttaactGAATATCTGCAGCTACACTTCAACACAGTCCTCCATTAGCATGCTAAATGACGCAAAGAAATGCTACAGTTATCAGTTGTTTAAGCAGCACACATTGCAATCGATATAACTTGATGCAGTGGATGTGTACATCAGCATCTTTTTTCCTTGAAGAAAACTATACAGTGGGAGTTTATGCAGAAGTAATCCACGTAATGTTCAAAATTATGTTTTATTGTGCAGCCAAGGAAAAATATCCCTTGTCACATATGGGAtgtgatttatctaaatttagatgtatctagacactaaatatgttCACAATTATGGTTTCTGTGCAGTCAAGGAAGATATTACCTATAAATCAATATTTGCTTGGTATTACATCAATTCGGACCAGGAAGACAAGGTTACTGCCATGGTTTTAAAGGCATCGCTTTAGGCGTTCCAAGAGGGCAAGGCATCGGCGTCGTCTTTGTTTTCTGCCCAAGGCGTCCAAAGGCGTCGCCTAGGCGCGAAATCGCCGTCTTGCAAGAATCTGGACGCCTCTGTTCTGTGCGTGGGAAACTTTGGGCTGGCAGGAGGGGAAAACAGAAATGGCGGGCTGGGAGGGAAATTGAGGGCCATCTATAGGggaaagagagggaagagagagggGGAGCTCCTCTCACGGGACCTCCCCAACTCTGGCCAGATCTGCTGCTGTTGCTCCTTCATCTGTCGGCCTCCCCAGCTCCGGCCAAGCTTCTGGCGACTCCTCCCACTGGTGCATCCCTCTCCCAGAGGGGAAACAATATACAGCTTCCATGACAGCTTCTCTTGGTGCCTTGGTGGTGTCTGGTGTGTGTATGTGATGCACTTCTTCTTGCCTGCTTTGACTCTGCTTGCCTCTGCTCATCCTACCTAGCTGATGCTTTGCTTCTAGCAAGGCAGCCTCAAAGGCGTCGCCTTACAATGCGCCTTGGGCGCCTAGGCGTTGAGGCGCCCCCCCATCGCCTTGGGACGCCTtggcgcctttaaaaccatggttACTGCAACCTGTCTTTTCCAGAGTATGTTTCCCAAAGAATGGTCTGACGTTATTTGTCAAAACAACAAGTCTGTCAATAACTGAAACCGACAAGGTAAGTTTCAGTTCCATTCAGAGGTATCCTGTATGTAAGAAACTCTACAGATCCCTTTAGAGGACCACATGTACACTTTTTGAAATCTTTACTTTCTACTACATCAAGAAATACTCCTATGCTTATCTTCTTCACAGGTTGCAACTGCGCATTTCAGGAAGCCTTTGAGCAGATGTTTGGCAACCCTGTTTCCTTTTCTTGGAGGAGACCTTGCCGCCAAGGGTCATTGTATAATTTATAATGCAATACCTGTAAAAACATTCTTCGTCAGCAATGCAAGCACGCAATGTATAATGCCTCGCTACTGAAAATGAAAAGTACGATTTTCAACCCTATCATCTAGTTTCAAACCAGGTAATGGAGAAAAATCACTCGATATttttttcagcagttacctgtatAAAAGTTGCAAAGACATCATCATTATCTTCTAATTTCGAAACCTCAACTGACCAGGGCGCCTCTTCAGTGTACAATTTTTTCTGCCTCTGTGCTTCTAGCAACATAGTGTCGCGGTAAAAGAACCTCTGCCAGATCTGGCGAACATTTCCTAACATAAACTCAATATGTGTTTCGTTCATTCCCTGGTGAGTAAGAAAATAGTAAGCAAACTGCACAGGCCATGCACAAAAGAAATGAGAAGGAAAGTAAGCATAAACACATACTCGGAGGACTGTAATGAGGTTTGGGATGTCATCTTCTTGTATGCGGACTGCAAAACTGTTGTAGTTAAGCACATTCTCGTAGGGAAGAAATATTCCATCCTACAATTTAAGCCACGAAAGCAGATAGGTATGATCACATAATTAGTTGCTCTGTTATTTAGTCTTGTCAGATACACATTATAGGACTATAGGTTTCCCTGACTtgcaatactccctccgttccgaaAAGGATGTTGCAGATtcgtctaaattcggatgtatctagacatgaatttagacaaatctgcgacatacttttcgggacggagggagtacaagaaaTGAATGCTGTGGCACCTGTATTATGACAGGAATGCATCCTTGAAGCATGCTGTCTTCCATGCGCCCACTCCAGCCATCCCCTGGCAATACACCACAGAAAATAGAGCTTGCCAGTTCCTCATAATACTTCTCAGATCGTAAGTGTGTAACTGTTACATTTGCTACATGTTGCCTTCCAAGCTTCCCCTGCTTGTTTGGCGTCGAACCAAATTCAGCTGCTAGCTTTTGTCGAATCCCCATGCTATACCTGTTATACAGTGGAAGAAAATCAAGAAACAATTTGATCACATACATAGACAGACATACATGTAGATACGTACGTGTCTTCAGGGCGGCCCTGTTCATAGGCTGATCCTAGATTACCATTGAAATAAAAAAGTGTTCTACGGTTGCTCCTTGGCCTGCAAGAGCTTGCACTGTCAGGGTGTAAACCTTCAAGTAGTTAAAACGTACATCTCTAGGTTCATACAAACCTTGCCCATAGTTTTAGCCAGATAGCTGCTGGGTCAGGGTCCTTCCATGCTGGAAGCACGAGATCCTTTGTCGGATCGAAACATGGATGATCGCCTCTTCTATCCAGAGGAATATCATCCCAGTTATCAGCCCAATAAGCAGTCGTAGAATTTTCATGCTTTGTGTTAGTATTCCCCCAGTGGACAAGCATCATGCTGTTCCAGATCTCTTTTGGAGCATAGCAGGCACCTTCATCCCATGAAAAGAACTGTTTTTTTGTAAGTTGCAAGTATGGATGATTGGCTATGCAAGGACCATTTACTATATTACATGTAAATACCCACCCAAATATGGTCTCTTCCAGAAGTGCGGTTCCAGTAAGGATACCGCTGTGCTATGTGATCATAAGCCATTCTGTAGTACTCCAGAGTATGGTAACTCCTCAGGCGCAGGTCCTCCTAAAATTAGAACTCAATTACTGAAGAAGAATATCAACAACCAAAGTACAATATCTGGATGATAATGGTTACCGGCATCAGCAGGTGTGGGGCATCATCGGATCTAGTTATTAGACATGAGTCAAGAACCGGCACATAGAAATAATCAGCTTCATCCCCATTCAGTGTGCGGTGAGGGCTAGCAAGAATGCTCTCGTAGAGTGCTATCTGTATGAAAAATAAAACATGTGTCAGATCTTCTTGTGCCCTTGTAAACTGGATTGATGTTAGTATCAACATGGAGCTACCAACATTTATCATATTTGCTAGTTGACTAGGTTAGCAAACCTGAGCACCATACAGTTGCCGCGTCCATATAGTTCTGTTGTTCTCATCATATATTCTGTTCACACACTCTAACTTGTAATGCCGTCCCTGCAATAAAACATATCATGAAACGTCAAAGCTTCAGCAAAGCTCTATGAAGAGAAGAAAATAAGGAGTAAAACCTATGGTCAAGACTTACTTCAAGAAGATGACTGTCAAACTCAGCTGGCAAATCATACACATATATAAGTGGCCTTTTTTTCTGAACAACAGCACTGACATTGATGGGGATATGGCTTAAGTTTTTTGGGTCTGACAAATTCACTGGTGGTCTGAGCCATAAGGGCAAGTCATATGCAAGTGAATAAGCCGATGGGACACTGCAATCAATCCCAAAATATCCACTTTCACACTGAAAGAAATCTTTAATTAGATCATAACAAAGGTTATGCATACAGAACAGCTTGTTGCAGAAATTTCATGGCTTTTACCGAAAAGATTTGCACGAGACATACCTGACAGAAACCACCACGGCAGTGTCCATGTCCGGAACACTGGTTAATACAACTGCATTCAACATGTGTCTCACAAAACTGACCCCAGAGTCCGTCATATTTGCAATCACATTCTTGTTTAAAATTCACTTTGGAAGAATATGCATCCTCAGGGTCCACATTACACCATCCCAGTTTACTGCTATTTGTTGTGAATACATCTGGATCAGGTGTTTTCCAATTGGTAAGCTTTGGGTCACCAGGTTTTGCGGGAGAGCTAGAAGGATAAACTAAAGATGCTCAGTAATACTACAATATATGGTACTGATTCTGAAGCATAAGAAAGAATCAAAATTAGTGTATATGCTACTCTTACATTGTTTTGAAGCCACAAGCTTCTGCCACAGGGCGATCTGGGTATTTTGTTCCTGGTCCACAAAAGCACATTGTCCTCGTTGTGTCACACTGAGCTGGACATATGGAAACTATCCATCGTCCTACAGGCCATTCTGTGGAACTTGGGAGGTTGCACTCCAACTTCAGAACCTCCTCACATCCTTTCCCTGTATCAACCAAGCCATATATGTGGTCACTTGATAAACAAAAGAAGTGTTGCAAATCAATACAACCCCGTCCTGCCATAGCACCTAATATATATGCTCCtttattttgaaacaaaaaaGCTATTTTTTGTAAAGTAGCACTAATAAAAATGAACATGCCATTAACTGCTTATAATCCACGAAAGGTAGATAACTAAGAGAATAATCATCTAACAAAAAAGGTCTACAGTTTATTAATGCACTAGTTCATTCCCCATTACATCATATCGGGTAATGGTCAGAAAAGATGTTGTGTCCTTTACTCCTGAGGTTGTACTGGCGGTGTTGGGTAGGGGCTATGGTCGAGGCGGCAGGAAGAGATTGGGGAATCAGCAAGTAGACTGGATCGGGAGAGCATATAGGGCAGTGAGAGAATTTCGTATATTGCCTGATCAGAATTATACAATGGGCATGCTTTTGTAGAATCGCTGAAGACTTGATTAACTAGTAATACTAGGCATGTAAAAAAAAAGGAACTAGTAGTACTAGGACTCTAACTTGACAAGGACACGGCTTTGATTTCCTAACTTACCCTATTTTTCCTACGGCTGGGCAAGTCCTCAAGCCTTGACTGCTCCTTACTGAATCGGAGTTGGTCTCTGGGTCTGAACCTGTCTTGCCTGCCAGCCGGCCAGCGGGCAGCAACTCTAATCTATTCCAGAACCTCTTACATGAATCTCCTATCTGAACTAACTTGCCGCCACAGAACCAGAACAGATTAAACATTTGAGACTTTTTCATAAATAGATACATGCATCGATGACTGCAGAAACTGAATGTCATGTACTTAATCTTTTGCATCGCATGATACTATCAAAGCTCAAGCTATAGACTGAGGATTGTACAATCTTTTGTTACATAAGTCCACTTGCAAATGTATACGGTTACATGGTT contains:
- the LOC124701568 gene encoding uncharacterized protein LOC124701568 — protein: MLTIRSTKWSLSFLGVAGALVILATAVHVFMVPILPSSLDFSGARRGIDRPRNVLPGVEIVDSRLRGQFPADSYGAVTFRGAPWKAEIGRWLAGCHAGSSAVDVTEVIGIKRCEKDCNGHGVCNYDLGECRCFHGYAGKGCEEVLKLECNLPSSTEWPVGRWIVSICPAQCDTTRTMCFCGPGTKYPDRPVAEACGFKTISPAKPGDPKLTNWKTPDPDVFTTNSSKLGWCNVDPEDAYSSKVNFKQECDCKYDGLWGQFCETHVECSCINQCSGHGHCRGGFCQCESGYFGIDCSVPSAYSLAYDLPLWLRPPVNLSDPKNLSHIPINVSAVVQKKRPLIYVYDLPAEFDSHLLEGRHYKLECVNRIYDENNRTIWTRQLYGAQIALYESILASPHRTLNGDEADYFYVPVLDSCLITRSDDAPHLLMPEDLRLRSYHTLEYYRMAYDHIAQRYPYWNRTSGRDHIWFFSWDEGACYAPKEIWNSMMLVHWGNTNTKHENSTTAYWADNWDDIPLDRRGDHPCFDPTKDLVLPAWKDPDPAAIWLKLWARPRSNRRTLFYFNGNLGSAYEQGRPEDTYSMGIRQKLAAEFGSTPNKQGKLGRQHVANVTVTHLRSEKYYEELASSIFCGVLPGDGWSGRMEDSMLQGCIPVIIQDGIFLPYENVLNYNSFAVRIQEDDIPNLITVLRGMNETHIEFMLGNVRQIWQRFFYRDTMLLEAQRQKKLYTEEAPWSVEVSKLEDNDDVFATFIQVLHYKLYNDPWRQGLLQEKETGLPNICSKAS